A genomic window from Tachyglossus aculeatus isolate mTacAcu1 chromosome 9, mTacAcu1.pri, whole genome shotgun sequence includes:
- the DSTN gene encoding destrin, which translates to MASGVQVDDEVCRIFYDMKVRKCSTPEEIKKRKKAVIFCLSADKKCIIVEEGKEILVGDVGVTITDPFKHFVGMLPEKDCRYALYDASFETKESRKEELMFFLWAPELAPLKSKMIYASSKDAIKKKFQGIKHECQANGPEDLNRACIAEKLGGSLIVAFEGSPV; encoded by the exons ATG GCTTCAGGAGTGCAAGTTGATGATGAAGTATGCCGTATTTTCTATGACATGAAGGTTCGGAAGTGCTCCACACCAGAAGAAATCAAGAAACGGAAGAAGGCAGTTATCTTTTGTCTCAGTGCAGACAAAAAATGCATCATTGTGGAAGAAGGCAAAGAGATCCTCGTAGGAGATGTCGGTGTAACCATTACTGATCCCTTCAAGCATTTTGTCGGGATGCTCCCTGAAAAGGATTGTCGTTATGCTTTGTATGATGCAAGCTTTGAAACTAAGGAATCCAGAAAAGAAGAGTTGATGTTTTTCTTGTG GGCTCCGGAACTCGCACCTCTCAAAAGCAAAATGATCTATGCAAGCTCCAAGGATGCAATCAAAAAGAAATTTCAAG GGATAAAACATGAATGTCAAGCAAATGGGCCAGAAGACCTCAACCGGGCTTGTATTGCTGAAAAGCTAGGTGGTTCCTTAATCGTAGCTTTTGAAGGAAGTCCTGTGTAG